Within the Enterobacter roggenkampii genome, the region GCATCAGGTTACTCCCCGCGCAGCGGCGAGCTGACGGCCCGGGAGATGACCATCGCGAAAAACGCCTGGCAGTATTTCGTCACCAACTATCAGCCCACGACGGGCCTGGTGAATGCGGTCAACAAATATCCCTCCACCACCATGTGGGACAGCGCCTCCTATCTGGCCGCCCTGACGGCAGCGCGCGAGCTGGGGATCATTGATAAAGCGGAATTTGACCGCCGGATGCTGAAGTTTCTCGCCACGTTAAACACCCTGGTGCTGTTCCGCAACGAGCTGCCCAACAAGGCCTATAACACCATCAGCGGCCAGAAGGTGGACTACACCAACAAGCCCGGCGAAATTGGCTTCTCGGCGCTGGATATCGGGCGAATGCTGGTCTGGCTGAAAATCATCAAGGAGCGTTACCCGGAATACGGCAACAGCATTGATAACGTGGTGCTCGGCTGGGATTTCAGCCACGCGATCGACCCCTGCGGCACGCTGTACGGGGCCTATCTGGAGAACGGCCAGCCGAAGTACGTTCAGGAAGGTCGACTGGGCTATGAAGAGTACGGCGCGGCCGGTTTCCAGCTGTGGGGGTTCAATACCTGCAAAGCCAGCCGTCCGCAGCCTTACGAGTTGGCCGAGATCTACTGCGTGCTGGTCCCGTACGATACGCGCGACCCGCGCAACACGTCGCAGCATAACTACGTGGTGACGGAATCCTACCTGCTCTACGGGCTGGAGTTCGGCTTTGATAAACCGACCGACCGGGATAACGCCCCGCGCGACTACTCCCTGACGTGGATGAAAAACTTTGCCGACCG harbors:
- a CDS encoding DUF3131 domain-containing protein — encoded protein: MKPRSPILFHLLTGITICWLALSTVRADTELPASGYSPRSGELTAREMTIAKNAWQYFVTNYQPTTGLVNAVNKYPSTTMWDSASYLAALTAARELGIIDKAEFDRRMLKFLATLNTLVLFRNELPNKAYNTISGQKVDYTNKPGEIGFSALDIGRMLVWLKIIKERYPEYGNSIDNVVLGWDFSHAIDPCGTLYGAYLENGQPKYVQEGRLGYEEYGAAGFQLWGFNTCKASRPQPYELAEIYCVLVPYDTRDPRNTSQHNYVVTESYLLYGLEFGFDKPTDRDNAPRDYSLTWMKNFADRVYQAQENRYTITGVLTARSEHQLDKAPYFVYDTVFSDGYNWNTITDKGQFVPNAAAISLKAALGMWVLWNSPYTDRLLNTIENANEEGKGYYEGLYENGDGPIKEFTANNNGIMLEALLFKKEGKLLAFNTDNPKSKDFAPSLWDRKLLDQFEENNALRSRPFLASTPAVKSWCDRTGVTQRTKPACQACQCASCSADEPVKLPPVTAQCLKP